One Leptolyngbya sp. SIO1E4 genomic window, CGACAGGCATTGCCCTACAGCAGGCAGGCTACACGGTCGAAATCTATGACAAAACCCGGGAAATTCGCCCTGCCGGAGCCGGGATTTCCCTCTGGTCGAATGGGGTGAAGGTGTTGAATCGCCTAGGGCTAGGCGATCGCCTGGCGGCCATTGGCGGCACCATGAACCGAATGGAGTATCGCAGCCATACCGATAAGGTGCTGAGCCAGATTGATTTAAGACCCCTGATTCAACAGGTGGGGCAACGGCCCTATCCCGTTTCCCGGACTGAGCTGCAGCAGATGCTTTTAACCGCGGCGGGGGCCGATCAGGTCACCTTGGGCCAGCGCTGTGTTGGGGTAGAAGCCACTGACACAGGCATCACCGCCATTTTTGAGGACGGGCACCGGGCCACAGGGGATGTGCTGGTCGGGGCAGACGGCATCCGCTCTACCGTGCGGCAATATGTGCTGGGCCACGATATCGACCCCCGCTATGCCCACTACGTTAACTGGAACGGGCTGGTGGATGCTGCCCCAGACCTGTGTGACCCTGACAACTGGATACTCTATGTGGGGCAGGCCAAACGGGCCTCCATGATGCCGGTGGGGGGCGATCGCTTTTATTTTTTCTTTGGTGCCCCTATGGAAAAAGGGACAACTGTGGAGCCCGCCTATCGCCGGGATGAACTGACCCAGCTTTTTGAAGGCTGGCCTCAGCCCGTGCAAACGTTGATTCAGAGGCTCGATCCTTTAACCACAAATCGTCTGGAGATCCACGATATTGATCCTCCCGAGCGGCTGGTACGGGGGAGGGCTGTGCTGCTGGGGGATGCTGGCCATGCCACTACCCCGACCCTGGGGCAGGGGGGCTGCCAGGCCATTGAAGATGCCGAAGTGCTGACCCGCTATTTGGTCACTACAAATATCAGCGTGCCCGACGCCCTGCAGCGCTACGAGGCCGAACGTAAAGAACGGACAGCATCTTTAGTGCTGAAAGCCCGCAAGCGCACAGATACAATCTATGGAAAGGATCTTGAGGCCACCCATCAGTGGTATGAACAACTGCAGCAGGAACCCCCTGACGCGGTCACCAATGCCCTGGCCAAGGTGATTCTGGGAGGGCCCATGTGCTGAAGTTGAATTGCAAGGTTTAGACCGTGGGCCTAGGGGTCTAAAAATCTAAGGGCTTCAAAATTGAGATTGGATGAATGGCTGGAAAATTGACAACCCACGTGCTGGATACTGCCCACGGCTGCCCTGCCGCTGGGATGGAAGTTGCCCTCTGGTCGATTGACTCTGATTCCCAAGGGAGAAGCCTGCTAAAAATGGTACAAACCAATGCCGATGGGCGTATCGATGCCCCTCTGCTGGTGGATGATGAGTTGCAGGTGGGCCGCTATGAACTGGTTTTTGAGGTGGGGCAGTACTTTATCCAAAAGGGCGGTACGCTGCCTCAACCCCTGTTTCTTGACCAGGTTCCCCTGCGTTTTGGTATTGCAGATGCTGCCGCTCATTACCACGTGCCGCTGCTGGTATCTCCCTGGTCCTATAGCACCTATCGGGGCAGTTGAAGATGGGCCAATATTCCTTAGACAGTCTCAACCAGATGGATCAGGCCACCTTCACTGCAGCCTTGGGCGCGGTGTTTGAACATACCCCAGCGATCGCCCAGCAAAGCTGGCCCCAGCGTCCGTTTTCATCGGTAGAGGCCCTGCACCAGGTCATGGTAACGGTGATGCGATCGCTCCCCCTCGATGGGCAGCGAAATCTGATCGCAGCCCATCCTGATCTGGGGAGTCGGGCCAAAATGACGGCGGCGTCTGTCCAAGAGCAATTTAGTGCGGGGCTAGATCAGCTCACCCCTGAAGAATATGACCAGTTTCAGCACCTTAACCAGGCGTATCGAGATCGGTTTCAGTTTCCCTTCATCATTGCGGTGAAAGCCCACACGAAAACGTCAATTCTGGCAGCGTTTCGCCAGCGCTTAACCCACGATGAGGCCACTGAACAAGAAACAGCCCTGGCTGAGATCGCTAAAATCGCCCGCTTCCGCCTTGATCAACTCATCGACTTAGCGTGAGCAACCGGTATCGCAAAAGGCGGAAGGCAGAAAGCAGAAGCAATACAAAACTCAAAACTTCTTCCCATCCACTCATCCACTCATCTACTCGTCCACCCATCCACTTCCCCCAAGACCGCACCCCCCAGCCTTGACCCAATGTACCGAACTTATTTGATATGAGGACGCTAGCGCTGAGGGTCATTGCCCGGCACAATCTTGAAAAAACTGTTTTCGCCCCCGAATAGTCGGGTCAGCGTCAATGTCTTTGGCTGTATGAAATGAGAAGCGACGAGTCCCCTGCACGGCCTTCCAGGCTGTCTGCACTGCCGGATCGGCAAAAGTACCCTGCTCAAGCTGCACCAGCATTTGAGGCCAGCGAGTTTTTAAGTGATGGCTCTCACCGACGTACAAACGCACAGAGCCAATGTTGGCAATGGCAAAAATTCCAGAGGCCATAACCCCTAACTTTTTCTGATTGTTTTTAAGAATACCCTAGAGACGGATTAATGGTGCCCCTAAGGTTTGTGCTTTTCTCTGAAGGACGTTTTCAGAGACGACATGACTTTGGTCGAGGCACTGGTGGAAGTGTTCTCCACGGTGAAGGGTGAGGGCAAATAGCTGCGATATAGGGTCGTGCCGATGGCTGAGCCGATGAAAGCCACACTCGCAGGCAGTAAAGGCATCCAGCCACCCACTGTAAACATAAAAGCAGGAACGCCCGCAAGGAGAACTCCGCCCCCTAACAACCCCAACCCCAATAACCAAGGACGATGCACGGTTGCTCCCAACGCACTGCCCCCCGCAGCCCAGAGCAGGATCCACACCACTTCAACAGCCTCGGGCAAGGCCCACGGCAATGGCTGTTCACCCAAGGCGCTACTCACGATTTGGCTCGTTGCTTGGGCGTGTAGCACGGCCCCTGCCATCAGATGATCGGCTGCAGAGGCTTCACTAAAGGGGGTATAGAACAAGTCTTTGGCAGACGGAGCGGTGGTGCCGATAATCACGATGCGATCGCGAACTAGTGCATCGGTTGATTGGCCGTTGAGCACCGCCCTCAAACTCAAGCGCTGCACTGCAGTGTCTCGGGAACGATAGCGCAACAGCACCTGGTAGCCCGCATCATCAATATTGCGATAACCACCAAAGTGCCGCTGCAAGGGATGAAAGACTGTCCCATTCAGCTCTAGAACGGTCGGATCCCGATCACTTTGAACGGGGAAAATCTCCGCTTGCGCCAGGTACGCTAACGCCAGCCGCAACCCGAACGAGTACAGCACCTCGCTATCGGGGGAGGCGTCTGCCGCTGCAAACAACAAGTTGCGACGAACAACCCCATCGGGATCGACTGGAAAATCGTTAAACCCGACGCGATCAGGCGCGACCGTGACAGGGGCTGGAATTGCCTCGGTATCAGGGTTGCCCAGCTTTTGGATGGCAATGATATTGTCGGCGGCCAGGGTTTCTAGCAGGGCCTCATGGCCTTCGCCCTGGGGCAAGTCTCGATGCATATCAAGCCCAATCACGCGGGGATCATGGGCCTGTAAGGTTTGGATGACCTGGTGCAGGGTTGCATCACTGGGGGTAGTGCGGTTGAGTTCCCTTAAGTCAGCTTCGGTGATCTCCACCAGCAGCAGGCGATCGTCCTGCTCCAGGGGAGGTTGGTGCTGTACCCACCTATCATGAATCAGCAATTCTAGGGGCATCCATCCTCCCATCTGCCGAATGAGCAGCACGATCGCAGCCATCACGAGGGGGGCAATCACTGCCCCTAACCATGGACGCCGGGGGGGCTCAGGGTTCAGGGTTGTTTCTGGAAAGTCAAAGTCGGGCAGACTGGTCAGGGTGTCAAGATGCTGGAGGTCTTGGAGGGCCGCCTCAGCAGAGGCATAGCGCTGATAGATTGAGACATGGGTCAGACGCTGTAAAAAGACCGTTAGCTCAGGACTCGTTTCAGGGGCCTCAAGGTGCCACAACAATTCCCCCGTGGTTGGGTTTTCTGGTAGCTCTGTGGGCGATCGCCCGGTGAGCCCTCGAATTACGGTCATGCCTAAGGCATAGAGATCGCTACTGTAGCGGGGACGACCCGCTAGCTGTTCCGGGGGGGCATAGCCCTGGGTGCCAATACTCACCGTAAATTGGTCAGCCCCGGCCGTATTCACCTGGGTTGTAATTTCTTTGACTGCCCCAAAGTCAATCAGCATGAGCCGACCATCATCGTGGCGACGCATCAGATTGCTGGGTTTAATATCTCGGTGGATAACCTGCTGCTTGTGGATAAAGGCCAGAATTGGCAGCACGGCTTCTAGCAGCTCAATCATTTGGGCTTCGCTGAGGAGCTGGTGCTGAAAAACCTCACTCAGGGGCTCTCCATGGATATAGGCCTGAACCAGGTAGAACTCTCCCTCTGCTTCGAAGGCATCAATCAGCTCGGGAATGCAGTCATGGGTGCCTAATCGGCGCAGCGCGGCTGCTTCAGCTTCAAAGAGACGACGGGCAGTGGCTAAAAACTGAGGCGATCGATGTGCCGGGGTCAAATGCTTGATGACGCAATACTCGTTACCCCGCTGACAGTCTTCTGCCAGATAGGTTTTGGCAAAGCCCCCTTCACCCAGGGGCCTTAGCAATCGATAACGTTCTAACAGTCGGGTGCCAATCATCACAGTGTCAGGGGGGCAAATCACAGGCAAGGGCAGCCTGGAGGAGAGCCAATCAGGGCCGCAGCGTTTGTGGGCACCGGGGATGACTCGAAAACGGTTTTGGGTCTACTCGTTATGGGTGTCTACATGACTGATCGTAGACGCTGTGCTCCATCAGCAGGTACAGTACTTGCTGCATTTCTTTAATTTCATTCACCCAACGTCTCCTCAGGGTATGTTTTATCCTATGAAAGACCCATCAAAGCTGTTTGCATTTACTAAGAAGGCATCTTAGTGCTGCAGTTTTTAACCTTATACCGCTAGAGATTTTTGGTCACGTCTCTGCCCCCACCTACCAATCAGAATGCTGGATCGATTACTCGACATTTCTTCGAACTTCGGGATAGACACCCTGCTGTTGCTGCCTGTCCTGATTGCCTTGGAGGCTGTGCTCTCAGCTGACAATGCGATCGCCTTGGCTGCGATTGCCCAAGGGCTGGAGTCTGAAAAAGCCCAGCAGCGGGCCCTCAATTTAGGGCTGGTTGTGGCTTTCGCACTGCGCGTACTGCTGATCCTGACGGCCTCTTGGGTGCTGAATTTTTGGCAATTTGAGGTGGCGGGGGCGGCCTATCTGCTGTGGTTGGTTTATCAGCACTTCACCTCCGATGTTGATGCTGAACACCACCATCACGGCCCTCGCTTTAAGGGGGTATGGCAAGCTATCCCCACGATTGCATTTACCGACCTGGCGTTCTCGCTAGATAGTGTGACCACGGCGATCGCCCTGTCTCAAGATGTCTGGGTGGTTCTGCTGGGGGGCACCATCGGCATCATTACCCTGCGGTTTATGGCTCAGCTCTTTATTCGCCTATTGGGGGAATATGAGTATCTAGAAGATGCTGGGTTTATCACCGTTGCCCTGGTGGGGATTCGACTCTTGATTCGAGTGGCTAACCCAGAATGGGTTCCACCAGAATGGATTATGTTGGGGCTCATTGCCTCTATCTTTGCCTGGGGGTTCTCGAAGAAAACCGTTCATGTCGAGGCGAGCGCGCCTGTACCTGTGACCGGGTCTACTCCTCTCAACCCCAGCCATAGCAGCCCTGTTCACACTGACCTAGACAGCCCTATTGAAACCGTGGATGAGCTGCGACAGCCCGCTGGGGTGGCGGTTCCAGAGGGGGAAGCAGACGGGACTGACGAGTAAATGGGTGGGCTTTCTCCAAGGGCTATCCAAGAGCTATCCAAGGGCTACAGTGCCATCAACACAACACACGATCGATCCGCCACCTCATAGGTGTTCCCCACCACAGGTTCGGTTGTGCCATCTACCACATCCTTCGGAGAGGATCGGGCAGTGTTAATAATGCGATACCAGTGGCTGTGGGGGTGGGGTTGAGGCAGCTCAAAGGTAAGCGGTTTCCAGTAGGCATTTAACATCACGTGTATTTCCTCTTCCACCGTTGGATCGTGCAGTGTAAAGGCTAGGCTGTGGGAATGAGACGACCAGTCAGGGGCATAGAGCTGCACCCCATGCCAGATAACGTGGGGGGCATTGACAAAGTGTTCGGTCACTTTTAACCATCGGGTCTGCTGGAAAAGCCGTAAATTTTGAATCAAATCTACGATGTGCTGAGTAAAGCGCCAGATTTCCTGTTGAGTTTCCAGAGCTTCCCAGTTAAACCAACTCAACGGGTTGTCTTGACAGTAAGCGTTGTTGTTGCCGTTCTGAGTTCGGCAGACTTCGTCGCCCATCAGCAGCATCGGTGTGCCCTGGGAGACGAGCAAAATCGTGATCAGGTTCTTCATCTGCCGCACCCGTAGGGCGGCAATTTGGGGATCATCGCTGGGGCCTTCGACCCCGCAGTTCCAGCTAAAATTGGCGTCGCTGCCGTCTCGGTTGTGCTCGCTATTGGCCTCATTGTGCTTGCTGTTGTAAGCCACCACATCGTTGAGGGTGAAGCCATCGTGGCAGGTGATGAAATTAATGCTGCGGTTGGTTTCCCGATTGGGATCATCGACAAAGAGATCGGGACTGCCAAGAATGCGGGCTGCTAAAGCGCCGACCATGTCGTTGTCCCCTTTGACGAAGCTGCGAACATCGTCCCGAAAGGGGCCATTCCATTCTGCAAAGCGATCGCCAATAAACGACCCGACCTGATAGAGTCCGGCTGCATCCCACGCTTCTGCAATTAGCTTAGTGCGAGCCAGTACCGGGTCTGACTCAATGGCCCACAGAATCGGCGGATCGTCTTGGGGGCGACCTTGCTTATCTCGCGCCATCACCGAGGCCAGATCAAAGCGAAAGCCATCGACATGCATTTCAGAGACCCAATAACGCAAGCAGTCAATAATGAAACGACCGACGACGGTGTGATCTGCCTTGACTGTATTGCCACAGCCGCTGTAGTTGGCATAGTGAGCCGGGTTTTCTTCGTCTGGGATGTAGTAAGTCCGGTTGTCTAACCCTCGAAAAGATAGGGTCGGGCCGCGATGATCGCCCTCGGCGGTGTGATTAAAAACCACGTCCAAAATGACCTGGATGTTGGCTTTGTGCAGGGCTTTGACCATGTCGCGAAATTCATCCACCGGCCCAATGGCATCCTGACGAGAACTGTAGGTTCGGTGGGGGGCAAAGAAAGCGGCAGTGCTATAGCCCCAATAGTTACTCAGCCCCAGTGGGGCATCGCGCTCATCAAACTGTTGCACGGGCAGCAGTTCTACCGCCGTAACCCCCAAAGACTTGAGATAGGGAATTTTCTCGATGATGCCTGCAAAGGTGCCTCGAGCTTCTGGGGCGACGCCGGAACTCGGGTGTCGAGTAAACCCACCGACGTGCATTTCGTAAATGACGGTTCTGGAATAGGGAATTTCGAGGGGGGTATCGCCCTCCCAGTCGTAGGCCTGCAGATCAACCACAACGTTGCGCAGGGCATGGGGAGAGTTCTCGCCAGGATGGCAGGCGGCCTGGCGATCGTACTTTTCTTGCCCCACAACCGCTCGTCCATAGGGGTCAAGCAGCACCTTGGCCGGATCAAACCGATGCCCTTTTTTGGGCTGGTATGGCCCTAGCGCCCGATAGGCGTAGATCTGCCCGGCCTTGAGCCCGTAAACAAAAACGTGCCAATAGTTAAAAGACCGATGGTAGCGGGGATCTAAGTGGATCGTACGGGCTGGATACGGAGCCTCAGCAGACTCATAAAGGAGGAGGTCAATGCCAGTTGCATGCTGAGAATACACGCAAAAATTGACTCCTTGAGCTTCAACAGTTGCGCCGAGGGGGTAACTGTTGCCGGGTTTGATCGTCAGCGTCATAATCTGACCCCTATTCAAACTTGAGGGGTTTGTCCCCTAATTGTGCATGCATCACCGTACGGATGACTTCTATCTCGTCCAGCGTGATCTGACCGTCTGCAATCAGGGCAGCCCGAAGTTGGTCAGCTTCTTCTGGGGAAATTTTGCCGTCTTCCATAACACGTTCGACCAGCGATCGCAGATTGGAGAGATGTTCTGGATCGTCCTTAAAGGGTTGATTAGAATTCGTTAATTCAGAGGCCATTGCAGATCACCCGACACGCCTGCCTATCTGGGCAGAAGCTGCCTGCATAATACCGGAGCTATTGCCTTCTGCAGCGCCTGATTGTAGATGATTTAACATCTCGCTGGCAAGGGTTATCCGGGGCAAATGGTTGACCAGTTGTCGATATCGGCCCGAGCATCGAGCAGCGCGGAAAGCTCGCCTCGGTAGGCGACCAGGCGAGAGCGATCTAGGGAGTCGGTCGGCACTAGGGTAATCATTTCATCGACACTCGCGGCAGCACAGGCCCAGTCACTGGCCTGCACAGCACTCTCGACAACCACTTGCAGGTCGACCAGCCTTTGGCGCCGAATGGCCTCCTGGCGTTGCTGTTCGAGGTAGGTTTCCATATTGGCGATCGCAGCCAAGGCGTATTGATCCCCAGGGCGCGCTTCTAAGGCACGCTGAAAGTTAATCAGCGCGGTTTGAAAATCTCCCTGCTCAGCGGCGGCATAGCCCACCAGCATGGCCTCGGTATAGGTATCATCGGCTGGGGTTGTGACAGGCTGAGGCCCCGGGGTTTCAGCGCCCGTTTCGGTGCCCAGCGTTACCCCTGGAATGCCATCGGCGATCGCGGGCGCTATGCCCAGGGTTATCCCTAACGCTGTGGAGAGAATCAGTGCAAAAGAGGTCTGAATCGTAAAATGCGGTGCTTTATCCGTCATGGCCATCCCAAATGCGTGTGTTTTAGGATATCTAAAACCTTGACTTCTGGAACAGGTTGCCTACCCGGATTCCAGACGCTTCCCTGATGCATTTGGGCCATTGCAGCGGCACCCGATCCAAGCGCCCAAAATACTGGCTGACCCAGCCCTAATCTTATGCTTCAAATCAAGACAAATTAACCTACGCTAGCTGTGGGTGTGCGATTATTTTTGAGGCGATATCAAATTAGGGTGATTTCTGAGCCAGAAAATGCCTCGCTCGTTGGGGCAGGTTTAGCCAGAATCCAAGATCCACACCCGATAGATACCAGCAAAACTTACCCGTACGGGTATTTGGGTTCCTGAGAAATCTCCCAAGCAGCCACACACGTCCTCAGCCGGTGCATTGCCAAGCTCCAATTGTCGCGCTTCAGAGCAATTGTCACGATGGCCAACTATTATCAAATCGGCGGCAGTCTCGATTATAAAGCCCCGACCTATATTGAACGACAAGCCGATAGAGACCTCTACACTGCCTTATTAGGGGGCGAGTTTTGCTACGTCTTTAACTCTCGTCAGATGGGCAAATCGTCACTGATGGTGCGCAGCTGGCACCGGCTACAGGCAGAGGGCCATCGCTGCGCGGTGGTAGATGTCACCAATATTGGCAGTGACCACATCACGCCCGAGCAATGGTACCGGGGCATGATGAGCACGCTGGCGCTGCAGTTTAATCTCCACACCCGTGACATTCGCAGCTGGTGGCAAGCGCACAGTCACCTGTCTTTAACCCAGATCCTGAGTCAGTTCATTGAAATGCTGCTGGCTCAGTGCTCCGAGCAGCGGCTATTCATCTTTGTAGATGAGGTGGATAGTCTGTTAAATCTGCCCTTCTCGGTAGATGACTTTTTTGCCTTAATTCGCTTTTGCTACAACCGACGCACCATTGAGCCGGACTACAAACGATTGACCTTTGCCATCTTTGGAGTGGCAACTCCGGCTGACTTGATTGCCGATAAGCAACGGACACCCTTCAATATTGGTCGGGCGATTGTATTGAATGGCTTCAGTTTGGAAGACGCTATGCCCCTGGCTCAGGGGTTAGACCTTCAGACACCCAATACTCAAGCGATTTTGCAGGAAGTGTTGAATTGGACCGGGGGGCAACCCTTTTTGACTCAGAAAGTGTGCCAATTGTTGGTTTCCTTTAGTCAAACGGCGGTGAATGAGCCGCTGAAGGTGCCCCCTGGGATGGAGAAATTTTGGGTGGATAGTGTGGTGCGATCGCACATCATTGACCGCTGGGAATCTCAAGATGAACCGGAGCATTTGCGCACCATTCGCGATCGCCTGCTCTACGACGAGCGTCGTACAGGACGTTTGCTCGGGATTTATCAGCGCTGGTTAGAAGGGCAGGTGATTTCTGCCGATGACAGCCGGGATCAAATCGAGCTTTTGCTGAGTGGAGTGATGGTGCAGCAAGCAGGACAGCTGCGCAGTAAGAATCAAATCTATGAAAAGGTGTTTGATTTAGCGTGGGTGCAAAGACAGCTCAATGCCCTGCGCCCTTATGCCGAAGCGTTTGAT contains:
- a CDS encoding CHASE2 domain-containing protein, which translates into the protein MICPPDTVMIGTRLLERYRLLRPLGEGGFAKTYLAEDCQRGNEYCVIKHLTPAHRSPQFLATARRLFEAEAAALRRLGTHDCIPELIDAFEAEGEFYLVQAYIHGEPLSEVFQHQLLSEAQMIELLEAVLPILAFIHKQQVIHRDIKPSNLMRRHDDGRLMLIDFGAVKEITTQVNTAGADQFTVSIGTQGYAPPEQLAGRPRYSSDLYALGMTVIRGLTGRSPTELPENPTTGELLWHLEAPETSPELTVFLQRLTHVSIYQRYASAEAALQDLQHLDTLTSLPDFDFPETTLNPEPPRRPWLGAVIAPLVMAAIVLLIRQMGGWMPLELLIHDRWVQHQPPLEQDDRLLLVEITEADLRELNRTTPSDATLHQVIQTLQAHDPRVIGLDMHRDLPQGEGHEALLETLAADNIIAIQKLGNPDTEAIPAPVTVAPDRVGFNDFPVDPDGVVRRNLLFAAADASPDSEVLYSFGLRLALAYLAQAEIFPVQSDRDPTVLELNGTVFHPLQRHFGGYRNIDDAGYQVLLRYRSRDTAVQRLSLRAVLNGQSTDALVRDRIVIIGTTAPSAKDLFYTPFSEASAADHLMAGAVLHAQATSQIVSSALGEQPLPWALPEAVEVVWILLWAAGGSALGATVHRPWLLGLGLLGGGVLLAGVPAFMFTVGGWMPLLPASVAFIGSAIGTTLYRSYLPSPFTVENTSTSASTKVMSSLKTSFREKHKP
- the uraD gene encoding 2-oxo-4-hydroxy-4-carboxy-5-ureidoimidazoline decarboxylase yields the protein MGQYSLDSLNQMDQATFTAALGAVFEHTPAIAQQSWPQRPFSSVEALHQVMVTVMRSLPLDGQRNLIAAHPDLGSRAKMTAASVQEQFSAGLDQLTPEEYDQFQHLNQAYRDRFQFPFIIAVKAHTKTSILAAFRQRLTHDEATEQETALAEIAKIARFRLDQLIDLA
- a CDS encoding DUF475 domain-containing protein → MLDRLLDISSNFGIDTLLLLPVLIALEAVLSADNAIALAAIAQGLESEKAQQRALNLGLVVAFALRVLLILTASWVLNFWQFEVAGAAYLLWLVYQHFTSDVDAEHHHHGPRFKGVWQAIPTIAFTDLAFSLDSVTTAIALSQDVWVVLLGGTIGIITLRFMAQLFIRLLGEYEYLEDAGFITVALVGIRLLIRVANPEWVPPEWIMLGLIASIFAWGFSKKTVHVEASAPVPVTGSTPLNPSHSSPVHTDLDSPIETVDELRQPAGVAVPEGEADGTDE
- the hpxO gene encoding FAD-dependent urate hydroxylase HpxO, translated to MYHLKAIIIGAGIGGLTTGIALQQAGYTVEIYDKTREIRPAGAGISLWSNGVKVLNRLGLGDRLAAIGGTMNRMEYRSHTDKVLSQIDLRPLIQQVGQRPYPVSRTELQQMLLTAAGADQVTLGQRCVGVEATDTGITAIFEDGHRATGDVLVGADGIRSTVRQYVLGHDIDPRYAHYVNWNGLVDAAPDLCDPDNWILYVGQAKRASMMPVGGDRFYFFFGAPMEKGTTVEPAYRRDELTQLFEGWPQPVQTLIQRLDPLTTNRLEIHDIDPPERLVRGRAVLLGDAGHATTPTLGQGGCQAIEDAEVLTRYLVTTNISVPDALQRYEAERKERTASLVLKARKRTDTIYGKDLEATHQWYEQLQQEPPDAVTNALAKVILGGPMC
- the uraH gene encoding hydroxyisourate hydrolase codes for the protein MAGKLTTHVLDTAHGCPAAGMEVALWSIDSDSQGRSLLKMVQTNADGRIDAPLLVDDELQVGRYELVFEVGQYFIQKGGTLPQPLFLDQVPLRFGIADAAAHYHVPLLVSPWSYSTYRGS
- the glgX gene encoding glycogen debranching protein GlgX; this translates as MTLTIKPGNSYPLGATVEAQGVNFCVYSQHATGIDLLLYESAEAPYPARTIHLDPRYHRSFNYWHVFVYGLKAGQIYAYRALGPYQPKKGHRFDPAKVLLDPYGRAVVGQEKYDRQAACHPGENSPHALRNVVVDLQAYDWEGDTPLEIPYSRTVIYEMHVGGFTRHPSSGVAPEARGTFAGIIEKIPYLKSLGVTAVELLPVQQFDERDAPLGLSNYWGYSTAAFFAPHRTYSSRQDAIGPVDEFRDMVKALHKANIQVILDVVFNHTAEGDHRGPTLSFRGLDNRTYYIPDEENPAHYANYSGCGNTVKADHTVVGRFIIDCLRYWVSEMHVDGFRFDLASVMARDKQGRPQDDPPILWAIESDPVLARTKLIAEAWDAAGLYQVGSFIGDRFAEWNGPFRDDVRSFVKGDNDMVGALAARILGSPDLFVDDPNRETNRSINFITCHDGFTLNDVVAYNSKHNEANSEHNRDGSDANFSWNCGVEGPSDDPQIAALRVRQMKNLITILLVSQGTPMLLMGDEVCRTQNGNNNAYCQDNPLSWFNWEALETQQEIWRFTQHIVDLIQNLRLFQQTRWLKVTEHFVNAPHVIWHGVQLYAPDWSSHSHSLAFTLHDPTVEEEIHVMLNAYWKPLTFELPQPHPHSHWYRIINTARSSPKDVVDGTTEPVVGNTYEVADRSCVVLMAL